The Daphnia pulicaria isolate SC F1-1A chromosome 12, SC_F0-13Bv2, whole genome shotgun sequence genome segment AGTTGCTTTGGCGGAGGACAATTGCGATCCGGTGCTACTCCAATTCGCATTTCGTCAGTTCCAGCACCTGGAATTTTGTCCAAAACGGTTTTCTTAATCGCCGAACCACCAGTGCAGGCCGCCAAAAGAATCAACAACGTGAAGAACAGACTGAAGAGACGCATCTTTTTGACTACGAAAAAATGTGCTGCGTTTGCGACGACTACCCAAAGACTTTTGTCGTCTATAGAATGGCCACAGTTGTCAAAGTTATGGAACGCGACCGCAACAAAAGGAAGACGAGAAAAGTAAAACGCCCTTGGCACTGTTGTGTGAAAGTCataagattctttttttctaaacatttTCCTTTGACCATAGTAAAAGACGCATCCGTTTTGAGAAATCGTGGCAGGAAGGGACCAGTTGGCCTTTTTTGAAAACTCTTGACATCATTCactactttttattttgaaccgCACCGTTGCGttgcaaaattttatttttatttattagacGCAAGTGTCTAACTGTCCGTTCAAATATTTGACCAAGAATTATGAACTTCTTATATTTTCCTAAGGATCTTTAATAAAGCGCAATGATTTTTCCTATTAAGTCTGCTGGGGAGAAGTTTGTAaagaactttttatttttgttatcttcTATTTTATATTGATTACCTCTTAATTACATTAATATCTtagttcgttcgttcgttgttTCTATCTCGCTTACTTCGACAAATTTACTTTTCGGAAAGaagaactttttaaaaatatttttttttagttttctccGGTTGATAGGGTGTAGTACTTAACTATGATATTTCttgttaatatttatttgctatttttgttttggcaaGTGTCGGACCTATGCGGAAAATGCAAATCCAGAAATTAGGCGATAAACTGATGAAGTGATGAGCGGTTCCCGTTCAACCGTCTCGCACTTTGACTATTTTCGCGATTGTGATGTTGGCAACGCTGCACATtccaaataaacaaacaagattgagaaaaaaagctGCTGCATACTTGCATCGCTTGCGTAGTAATTTTGTGGGTAGGAGATCTAAAACCCTCAAAAAGTTTATGACAAAAGAACTCCAAAACGTGAACTCGTAACGAATATTTGCCAAATAATCTTAAAGGTGTGTTTGAAAAGTTTTCACGTTTGTTTCTAGAACATTTGGTTTCGTCTTTGACAAGTTTTCATGAAAGTTATCGTTACGGTTTTGCATGAAACTTCCAAGTATAGTGTCAACCAAAATAGCAAGAGGTTAACTAAAGACTAAATAAAGTCTGTCATTTCCGTAGTGTGGAGCAGCCATCAGGAGCTTCAAGACACCACCGGACATCACAGTCCTTCCTTCCAATAGATTAATGTATAATGGAGTTCACTCAAAGGTtagaatcattttctttttcttgtttgctttAGTTCCTCTTGTTACTTCTTTTGCACCTCCCCGTGTTGACCCTGTTCATGAATACCTTTGTGTTTTCACCTGTgctgtttttttcgatttgatgAAGTAGTATGGGATCATGAATTGAAATCCTATAAAAAAGTTGGATTTGTATATGAAAATGAGTTAGGGGAAATAAGATtgggttaaaatttaaaatcgcaCTGTTTCTGTCCTTGATTATATTTGTAACGGATTTCACGCTTATCTTTTCTGCCGATGGATGTGAGTGCACCAACAAGCAATAACTTATTATCTTTCCTTGTTTTGAGAGGCTCTacgttctttttactttgagaAGAAATATTCCCAAGTGGTTCGAAAAGACGATAACGACGAAGATTTTATTTAACTTATGGGCAgatgcgaaaaaagaagaaaatttggcgTGACGATTCTCAGGTCAACTGAAATCTAGGGGTTTCTCATTTTGGGAGAACTAGTACACAGTCAGCACCCAAGTGTTACATGGTTTATAGGAAGACAAAATTGTCTCTTGTTATTTCAAGTTCTTTTAGGGCGGGTGTAATGAAGTGGCCACTGGCCAGTGGGGAATTAAGCCACAAGCCTTCGTAAGATTTCTTGATGCTATCTACATTGTGGACAACAAGGCAAGGGGTGGTTGGTGACTACTCAGTTCAAATTTAACCCGTCCAAAaacttttaatatttttcttgttaggaaaaaaaagagattgtattttcaataatatttaaaaaaggagttctactgtcgttggagttctactgtcgcatacaaagacattttaaaaattatctaaAATAGcggggttctattgtcggtggagttcttctgtctttggaATTCTACGGTCATTATACCAATGATTCagccttcaggtataaaatTTA includes the following:
- the LOC124316496 gene encoding uncharacterized protein LOC124316496 isoform X2; this translates as MQREMRRCGWQTETIGICISPTPSAPGSEILLGMQIRPMYGIWPAILEEKGNELKDNNDVTSVLCLKNPWPRMARTIYGTYYSRFMETNNQPFSKRPQGWRQFPCGSSCFGGGQLRSGATPIRISSVPAPGILSKTVFLIAEPPVQAAKRINNVKNRLKRRIFLTTKKCAAFATTTQRLLSSIEWPQLSKLWNATATKGRRENKRRIRFEKSWQEGTSWPFLKTLDIIHYFLF